Proteins found in one Melospiza georgiana isolate bMelGeo1 chromosome 1, bMelGeo1.pri, whole genome shotgun sequence genomic segment:
- the NOD1 gene encoding nucleotide-binding oligomerization domain-containing protein 1 isoform X2 → MMEGQLCANVDIPAKKPPETSPLSFIALLKVHRELLVSRIRNTQCLIDNLIKNDYFSTEDAEIVVQFPTQPDKVRKILDLVQSKGEEVSEYFVYVLQKVTDAYYELEPWLDEIGYKPSENICSKPVVNTDPVSRYCQKLRHELGRDSKFFMLYAQKEEMLLEEIYSNSIMELVSFTNESLGQVGQLEALFDDAVGLINEDGETVYVYGDAGIGKSILLQKIQSLWARKELDIGAKFFFCFRCRMFSCFKEDEAICLKDLLFKYNCYPDQDPAEVFHHILQFPHTVLFTFDGFDEIYSSFDLSSVPEVCSPNEPIHPLALLVSLLRGKLLKGSKKILTARTGTEIQKNIIRKKVLLRGFSRNNLKEYTAMFFKDEQRRALVSNQLEANPNLCSLCSVPLFCWIIFKCFEHFHSSQWFDGHELPDSSVTLTDVFLLMIEVHLNRAVKTSLLKGNIRSQAEMFKSRKESLLALGKMAYKGMENSSFIFEQEEVSSANISEEDLQLGFLRTVKGYSGCDSQATYEFLHLTLQSFFTALFLVMEEKVGNKELLEFFSECSSMETAQPTCLRIPWLKKQLAGEDPFQNKEHFNFTNMFLCGLLSGPRQKLFRHLVSPAVIKRKRKTLITYLGESMKSRLKGYTRSRLKSYNQVQVQPNFVWMLRCLYETQSEKVGRMAARRMHANYIKLAYCNACSADCSAISFLLHHFRKRLALDLDNNNINDYGIKQLQPCFSKLAVIRLSVNQVTDHGVRILYEELSKYQIVSFLGLYNNQITDVGAKYVAKLIEECSSLEYVKIGANKITSEGGKCLAQAIQKSKTMFEIGMWGNQVGDEGAKAFAEALRNHPRLTNVSLAFNGITTEGGKSIAEAMQHNNSVRIFWASLQYLFVSSLYKLLRAGTAHPPLAV, encoded by the exons ATGATGGAAGGCCAACTTTGTGCTAATGTGGACATTCCTGCGAAAAAGCCTCCAGAAACAAGCCCTCTGTCCTTCATTGCTTTGCTGAAGGTTCACCGAGAGCTCCTGGTCAGTAGGATCCGAAACACACAGTGCTTGATTGATAACTTGATTAAGAACGACTACTTCTCCACTGAAGATGCAGAGATTGTTGTCCAGTTTCCTACTCAACCAGATAAG GTTCGCAAAATTCTAGACTTGGTTCAAAGCAAGGGAGAAGAAGTTTCGGAATATTTCGTCTATGTCCTGCAGAAAGTCACTGATGCTTACTATGAGCTTGAGCCTTGGCTGGATGAAATAGGGTACAAGCCTTCAGAGAATATTTGTAGTAAACCTGTGGTAAATACAGATCCAG TTAGCAGGTATTGCCAGAAACTCAGACATGAACTGGGACGGGACTCCAAGTTTTTTATGCTGTACGCTCAGAAGGAGGAGATGCTGCTTGAAGAAATCTACTCCAACAGTATTATGGAGCTGGTCAGTTTTACCAATGAGAGTCTTGGCCAGGTGGGACAATTAGAAGCCCTTTTTGATGATGCAGTTGGGCTAATTAATGAAGATGGAGAGACTGTTTATGTCTACGGTGATGCAGGAATTGGAAAATCCATCTTGCTGCAAAAGATACAAAGCCTTTGGGCCAGGAAGGAGTTGGACATAGGGGCcaagtttttcttctgttttcgGTGTAGGATGTTTAGCTGCTTCAAGGAAGATGAAGCCATATGTTTGAAAGACCTGCTCTTCAAATATAATTGCTACCCAGACCAGGACCCCGCAGAAGTGTTCCATCACATCTTGCAGTTCCCTCATACAGTTCTTTTcacttttgatggctttgatgAGATCTATTCCAGCTTTGATCTCAGCAGCGTACCTGAGGTATGCTCACCCAATGAACCCATCcaccccctggcactgctcGTAAGCCTTCTCAGAGGAAAGCTTCTTAAGGGATCCAAGAAAATTCTTACTGCCAGGACAGGAACTGAGATCCAAAAAAACATCATTAGGAAGAAGGTGTTGCTCCGTGGTTTCTCCAGGAATAACCTGAAGGAATACACAGCTATGTTTTTCAAAGATGAGCAGCGACGAGCACTGGTGTCAAACCAGTTGGAAGCTAACCCAAATCTCTGCAGTTTGTGTTCAGTGCCTTTATTTTGCTGGATTATCTTTAAATGCTTTGAGCACTTCCACTCCAGCCAGTGGTTTGACGGCCACGAGCTCCCAGACAGTTCTGTTACATTAACAGATGTATTTCTGCTCATGATTGAAGTACACCTGAACCGAGCAGTGAAAACAAGTTTGCTGAAGGGCAATATCAGGAGCCAAGCAGAGATGTTCAAGTCAAGAAAGGAAAGTCTTCTAGCTTTGGGTAAAATGGCATACAAAGGGATGGAGAACTCTTCCTTTATCTTTGAGCAGGAGGAAGTCTCATCGGCAAATATCTCTGAAGAAGATTTGCAATTGGGCTTTCTCAGGACAGTTAAAGGTTACAGTGGCTGTGACAGTCAGGCCACTTATGAGTTCTTGCACTTAACCCTTCAGTCTTTTTTCACAGCTTTATTTTTGGTTATGGAGGAGAAGGTGGGTAACAAGGAGTTACTTGAGTTTTTCAGTGAATGTTCTTCCATGGAGACTGCCCAGCCTACTTGCCTTCGTATCCCCTGGCTGAAGAAACAACTAGCAGGGGAGGATCCTTTCCAAAATAAAGAACACTTTAATTTTACCAACATGTTTCTTTGTGGCCTGCTTTCTGGACCCAGGCAGAAGCTCTTCAGACATTTAGTTTCACCTGCGGTCAttaagaggaagagaaaaacactCATCACATACCTTGGGGAGAGCATGAAATCCCGCCTGAAAGGCTACACTCGGTCCAGGCTGAAAAGCTACAACCAGGTGCAGGTGCAGCCCAACTTTGTGTGGATGCTGAGGTGCCTGTACGAGACGCAGAGTGAGAAGGTGGGGAGGATGGCAGCCCGCCGCATGCACGCCAACTACATCAAGCTGGCCTACTGCAACGCCTGCTCTGCCGACTGCAGcgccatttccttccttctgcacCACTTCCGAAAGCGCCTGGCTCTGGATCTGGACAACAACAACATCAATGACTATGGAATTAAGCAGCTGCAACCTTGTTTCAGCAAGCTTGCAGTCATCAG GCTGAGTGTAAATCAGGTCACAGATCACGGCGTGAGGATCTTGTATGAAGAACTCTCCAAGTACCAAATTGTGTCTTTCTTGGG CTTATACAACAACCAAATCACTGATGTTGGAGCCAAATATGTTGCAAAATTAATTGAAGAGTGTTCAAGCCTGGAATATGTTAA AATAGGAGCAAACAAAATAACGAGCGAAGGAGGGAAGTGCCTTGCCCAGGCCATCCAGAAGAGCAAGACAATGTTTGAAATTGG GATGTGGGGTAATCAAGTTGGAGATGAAGGAGCAAAGGCATTTGCAGAGGCCCTGAGGAACCACCCCAGGTTAACAAACGTGAG TCTTGCATTCAATGGCATCACAACAGAGGG